From a region of the Acomys russatus chromosome 4, mAcoRus1.1, whole genome shotgun sequence genome:
- the Kcng1 gene encoding LOW QUALITY PROTEIN: potassium voltage-gated channel subfamily G member 1 (The sequence of the model RefSeq protein was modified relative to this genomic sequence to represent the inferred CDS: deleted 1 base in 1 codon), with amino-acid sequence MTLLPGDNSDYDYSALSCASDASLHPTVFPQRQAIKGVFYRRAQRLRPQDDLHQSSSLGDRRRQIIINVGGIKYSLPWTTLDEFPLTRLGQLKACTNFDDILSVCDDYDVTCNEFFFDRNPGAFGTILTFLRAGKLRLLREMCALSFQEELLYWGIAEDHLDGCCKRRYLQKIEEFAEMMEREDEEEPPDSEDQDSEGPSTSEGRLSRCMRRLRDMVERPHSGLPGKVFACLSVLFVTVTAVNLSVSTLPSLREEEEQGQCSQMCHNVFIVESVCVGWFSLEFLLRFIQAPSKFTFLRSPLTLIDLVAILPYYVTLLVDGAASSRRKPSTGNSYLDKVGLVLRVLRALRILYVMRLARHSLGLQTLGLTARRCTREFGLLLLFLCVAIALFAPLLYVIENEMADSPEFTSIPACYWWAVITMTTVGYGDMVPRSTPGQVVALSSILSGILLMAFPVTSIFHTFSRSYLELKQEQERVLIRRAQYLIKTKSQLSGMSQDSDILFGSASSDTRDNN; translated from the exons ATGACCCTGTTACCGGGAGACAACTCGGACTACGACTACAGCGCCCTGAGCTGTGCCTCAGAtgcctccctccacccaactGTCTTCCCACAGCGCCAGGCCATCAAGGGAGTCTTCTACCGCAGGGCCCAGCGCTTGCGGCCGCAGGACGACCTGCACCAGAGCAGCTCCCTTGGGGACCGCAGGCGACAGATCATCATTAACGTGGGTGGCATCAAGTACTCGCTACCTTGGACCACGCTAGATGAGTTCCCACTGACACGGCTGGGCCAGCTCAAGGCCTGCACCAACTTTGATGACATCCTGAGCGTGTGTGATGACTATGACGTAACCTGCAACGAGTTCTTCTTCGATCGCAACCCGGGGGCCTTTGGCACCATCCTCACCTTCCTGCGGGCCGGCAAGCTGCGCCTGCTGCGGGAGATGTGCGCCTTGTCTTTCCAGGAGGAGCTTCTGTACTGGGGCATCGCTGAGGACCACCTGGATGGCTGCTGCAAGCGCAGATACCTGCAGAAAATTGAGGAGTTTGCCGAGATGATGGAgcgggaggatgaggaggagccGCCGGACAGTGAGGACCAAGACAGCGAGGGTCCATCCACCAGTGAGGGCCGACTGAGCCGCTGCATGAGGAGGCTGCGAGACATGGTAGAGAGGCCACACTCAGGGCTGCCTGGCAAGGTGTTTGCCTGCCTGTCCGTTCTG TTTGTCACCGTCACTGCCGTCAACCTGTCTGTCAGCACCCTGCCCAGCCTgcgggaggaagaggaacag gGCCAGTGTTCCCAGATGTGTCACAATGTCTTCATCGTGGAATCGGTGTGCGTGGGCTGGTTCTCCCTTGAGTTCCTGCTGCGGTTCATCCAGGCACCCAGCAAGTTCACCTTCCTGCGGAGTCCACTGACCCTCATCGACCTGGTGGCCATCCTGCCATACTACGTCACGCTGCTGGTGGACGGCGCTGCCTCCAGCCGACGCAAGCCAAGCACCGGAAATAGCTACCTGGACAAGGTCGGGCTGGTGCTCCGCGTGCTGCGTGCGCTGCGCATCCTCTACGTGATGCGCCTGGCCCGACACTCGCTGGGGCTGCAGACTCTGGGCCTCACAGCCCGGCGCTGCACGCGCGAGTTTGGGCTTCTGCTGCTTTTCCTGTGCGTGGCCATCGCCCTCTTTGCCCCACTGCTCTACGTCATCGAGAATGAGATGGCAGATAGCCCCGAATTCACCAGCATCCCTGCCTGCTACTGGTGGGCTGTCATCACCATGACAACCGTGGGCTACGGAGACATGGTACCCAGGAGCACGCCTGGCCAGGTGGTGGCTCTGAGCAGCATCCTCAGCGGGATCTTGCTCATGGCCTTCCCTGTCACCTCCATCTTCCACACTTTCTCCCGCTCTTACCTGGAGCTCAAGCAGGAGCAAGAAAGAGTGTTGATCCGCAGGGCCCAGTACCTCATCAAAACCAAGTCGCAGCTCAGTGGCATGTCCCAGGACAGTGACATCTTGTTTGGAAGTGCCTCTTCAGACACTAGGGACAacaactga